The Primulina eburnea isolate SZY01 chromosome 13, ASM2296580v1, whole genome shotgun sequence genome includes a region encoding these proteins:
- the LOC140809595 gene encoding uncharacterized protein isoform X2 — protein MGELSSVAFSSSFHSSSLGFDFHNLEVFNADMFQFNEMESSINGTWTPPSAEAADFSTGYLEDVLFEFNCKRRRLFLFAEQDQNQDLADHSTMKCWTSNFMQDCCENFDGMRQIIKCDTISEPLMDSQCTPDKENLYIRDPIVSAGANDHKKRSKRALAKVVMCPFALVKPGGFEGNVTLNDINKRILMPPTRAVRHPVGEFAARPLVSPEGPGLSGKAVVAFTKIQTHGRGTITIIRTRN, from the exons ATGGGTGAGCTTAGTTCCGTTGCTTTCAGCAGTAGCTTCCATAGCTCTTCCCTAGGTTTTGATTTCCACAACCTTGAAGTTTTCAACGCAGACATGTTTCAATTCA ATGAGATGGAGAGTAGTATCAATGGTACTTGGACTCCGCCTTCTGCTGAAGCCGCTGATTTTTCAACGGGTTATCTTGAGGATGTTTTGTTTGAATTTAATTGTAAGAGAAGGCGACTGTTCTTATTCGCTGAACAAGATCAGAACCAAGATTTAGCTGACCATTCCACGATG AAGTGCTGGACTTCAAATTTCATGCAGGATTGCTGTGAAAACTTTGACGGCATGCGTCAAATAATCAAGTGTGACACCATTTCAG AACCATTAATGGACTCTCAGTGCACACCAGATAAAGAGAATCTATATATCAGAGACCCTATAGTTTCTGCTG GGGCTAATGATCATAAAAAGAGGAGCAAAAGGGCATTGGCAAAGGTCGTAATGTGTCCATTTGCATTAGTGAAACCGGGGGGATTCGAAGGCAACGTGACATTAAACGACATCAACAAGAGGATCTTAATGCCACCGACAAGGGCCGTGCGCCACCCTGTTGGAGAGTTCGCCGCCCGGCCACTGGTGTCACCGGAGGGGCCGGGATTGTCTGGGAAGGCTGTGGTGGCATTCACTAAAATTCAGACCCATGGAAGAGGCACAATAACAATTATTCGAACCAGAAACTAA
- the LOC140809595 gene encoding uncharacterized protein isoform X1, translated as MGELSSVAFSSSFHSSSLGFDFHNLEVFNADMFQFNEMESSINGTWTPPSAEAADFSTGYLEDVLFEFNCKRRRLFLFAEQDQNQDLADHSTMKCWTSNFMQDCCENFDGMRQIIKCDTISDMRTPEEAVSDQTYDSLSSSLKEPLMDSQCTPDKENLYIRDPIVSAGANDHKKRSKRALAKVVMCPFALVKPGGFEGNVTLNDINKRILMPPTRAVRHPVGEFAARPLVSPEGPGLSGKAVVAFTKIQTHGRGTITIIRTRN; from the exons ATGGGTGAGCTTAGTTCCGTTGCTTTCAGCAGTAGCTTCCATAGCTCTTCCCTAGGTTTTGATTTCCACAACCTTGAAGTTTTCAACGCAGACATGTTTCAATTCA ATGAGATGGAGAGTAGTATCAATGGTACTTGGACTCCGCCTTCTGCTGAAGCCGCTGATTTTTCAACGGGTTATCTTGAGGATGTTTTGTTTGAATTTAATTGTAAGAGAAGGCGACTGTTCTTATTCGCTGAACAAGATCAGAACCAAGATTTAGCTGACCATTCCACGATG AAGTGCTGGACTTCAAATTTCATGCAGGATTGCTGTGAAAACTTTGACGGCATGCGTCAAATAATCAAGTGTGACACCATTTCAG ATATGAGAACACCTGAAGAAGCAGTCTCAGATCAAACATATGATTCTTTATCATCTTCTCTTAAAGAACCATTAATGGACTCTCAGTGCACACCAGATAAAGAGAATCTATATATCAGAGACCCTATAGTTTCTGCTG GGGCTAATGATCATAAAAAGAGGAGCAAAAGGGCATTGGCAAAGGTCGTAATGTGTCCATTTGCATTAGTGAAACCGGGGGGATTCGAAGGCAACGTGACATTAAACGACATCAACAAGAGGATCTTAATGCCACCGACAAGGGCCGTGCGCCACCCTGTTGGAGAGTTCGCCGCCCGGCCACTGGTGTCACCGGAGGGGCCGGGATTGTCTGGGAAGGCTGTGGTGGCATTCACTAAAATTCAGACCCATGGAAGAGGCACAATAACAATTATTCGAACCAGAAACTAA